In Mercurialis annua linkage group LG5, ddMerAnnu1.2, whole genome shotgun sequence, a single genomic region encodes these proteins:
- the LOC126683481 gene encoding NDR1/HIN1-like protein 13: MAERVYPSAKPATNGTTATTTTTTNNNTSFPATKAQLYGASRPAYRPQPQRKRSHRRCCCLCCIWTTVIILTLLLLAALAGVIVYVMYRPHRPTFTVSAFKVSSLNLTSSTSHLNTNINMNITTKNPNKKLVYIYNPVTISVTTAKDNILIGNGVLPSFVHGAKNTTLLKGSITSNGNQKLDDSSVTQLKTDFKGKNGVDLKMEMDTKVKLKLEGLKTPKVGIRVTCEGIKATVPNGKIATSASVSNVKCKVDLRIKIWKWTF; encoded by the coding sequence ATGGCAGAAAGGGTCTACCCTTCTGCTAAACCGGCCACTAACGGCACCACCGCCACAAcaaccaccaccaccaacaACAACACTTCATTTCCCGCCACCAAGGCTCAACTCTACGGCGCTAGCCGCCCAGCATACCGTCCACAACCTCAAAGAAAACGCAGCCACCGCCGTTGCTGTTGTCTCTGTTGCATTTGGACCACCGTTATAATTCTCACTCTCCTCCTTCTCGCCGCCCTAGCCGGCGTCATTGTCTACGTTATGTACCGTCCCCACCGCCCTACCTTCACCGTCTCCGCCTTCAAAGTCTCATCACTCAACCTCACGTCGTCAACTTCCCATCTCAACACTAATATCAACATGAACATTACTACAAAAAACCCTAACAAAAAACTCGTTTATATTTACAATCCCGTAACAATCTCCGTTACTACAGCAAAAGATAACATTCTCATCGGAAACGGAGTCTTACCGTCGTTTGTTCACGGAGCAAAGAACACAACTCTGTTGAAAGGTAGCATTACAAGTAACGGAAATCAAAAACTCGACGATAGCTCCGTTACTCAGTTAAAAACAGATTTTAAGGGCAAAAATGGCGTTGATTTAAAGATGGAGATGGAtacaaaagttaaattaaaactTGAGGGACTAAAAACACCAAAAGTTGGaattagagtgacttgtgaagGAATCAAAGCTACTGTTCCGAATGGTAAAATTGCAACTTCAGCTTCTGTTTCTAATGTTAAATGCAAAGTTGATTTGAGGATCAAGATCTGGAAATGGACATTTTAG